The window CTAAATATTCGACTAAATTTTCTTAATTTATAGAAATAGTAAACATAGTACAGAGACAATACAGTCGTATAGATATATAAAAAATTAGTAATTGTAATATTGTTATATTTCGTAATGATGAACAGAACTATACTTATTATTAAAAGTCCTACTTGCCATTTCAATCCAAATTTATTTTGTTTAAACAACGGTGCTGTGATGGACAATGGAGTAACAATAAACCTTATACAGAATAGCGGAATTAAAATTCTTGCATAATTACCGGCAACAGCCCAGTCACTCCCAAACACAAAGATCATAATATCCTTTACAAGGAAAAAGAGAAGTGTGAAACCTGGAAGAGAGATCAGTAATAACTTCTTAAGTGTTGAGTCAAATGTACTTTGTGCATTTCCTTTTTTATTTTTTTCCTCTGATGCTTTTTGGAAATATACTTGTCCAATTGATTTACCAATAAGCTGTGTCGGTACTGCCAAAATCCTATGTACTAGAGAATAGAACCCTAGTGTTGCAATCGAATATACTGAAGAAATAAATATATTGGTGACGTTTTGTGACAAAGTAACAGCTAAAGTACCCCACATTGTATACTTTGGATACTCATTGTATTCCTTTCCCAATCTCTTCATTTCTTTAAATGATATTGCTTTTATAAGGGACTTCTCTTTTAAAATGTTTTTTATTAACTTTGTGTTGCCTGCAACATTCGAAAAAATTTGGCCAGTAATTAAGCCACCCGCTCCAATTTTAAAATAACCTAATACCAATTGAAAAAAGGCAACCACAAAAGATTTATAAATATTTGCCCTTGAAATATCCGCATAATTTTTAAAACGGGTATTTAAATAATTTAGAATCTGGAACAATGCAATTAGGAAAATAAATAAAGGAGCTACATATAGCCAGGGAGATATTTCATCATTACCTAAGAGCTTGGTAATCGAGGAATTAAATAGTATAACAAGTAACAGAAGAAACCCACTAAAAATCGACGAAATTAAGAGAGATAGAGAAGCAATATTAATTGCATCTTTGTCACTCTCAGGAACGACTAACGCCAATTCATACTTCCCGGTAGCGATAGAACCAAAAATGGCTGTAATTGATACAAAGATCGCATAGATCCCAAAATCAGCAGGAGTATACATCCTAGTTAATATAGGTGAAATCGCTATTGGAACAGCTTGAGCAAAACTTGTCCCAGTTAAAAGTGTTAATACATTGCGATTAAAATCATTTTTTAAAATCTTCCTCATGTCTTTTAGCACATCCGTATTTAATATAAATTATTATTTCCTAACGACAAACTACTTCCACTAAATGAGGGTAGCATAAGGACCCTTCTGATGTTCTTTTAACAGCTATATCACAAACAGTATCATATTCTAGATGTACTGAATAGACAAATTATACGTAATTATGACAAAAAGAGTACTATTTCCCAGTTAACCTTCGTTTTATTATAAAGAAGTTCTGAGCAAGGCTCCCCGTATTTCCTTTTATTAAAACTATAATACCAAACAGCACCACACATAATAATACGGTTCCCCATAAAACTGTACTCGAGAATACGTAAGCTGTCACACTGAAGATCATACTGACTAAATACAATAATAAAACTGTAGCTCGGTGAGATAACCCTAGTAATAAAAGTCTGTGATGCAAATGGCCTTTGTCTGCAACTGTAATAGGTTGTCTATTTTTCAAGCGTCTAAAAATGGCAAAGAACGTATCAAAAACAGGCACGCCCATAATAATCATTGGTACGGCAAAACTAAACAAAGTGACACTTTTGTATAACCCTAGTAAAGATAGTATAGAGATACAATAACCAAGAAACAGGGATCCTACATCCCCCATAAATATTTTTGCAGGGTAAAAGTTATAAAACAGGAAGGCAAGTGTACTTCCCAATAAAATTAATGACAGCATTAATATTAAATACTTCCCATTTAGTGCAGCCAAAATTGCGAT of the Bacillus mesophilus genome contains:
- a CDS encoding lipopolysaccharide biosynthesis protein — protein: MRKILKNDFNRNVLTLLTGTSFAQAVPIAISPILTRMYTPADFGIYAIFVSITAIFGSIATGKYELALVVPESDKDAINIASLSLLISSIFSGFLLLLVILFNSSITKLLGNDEISPWLYVAPLFIFLIALFQILNYLNTRFKNYADISRANIYKSFVVAFFQLVLGYFKIGAGGLITGQIFSNVAGNTKLIKNILKEKSLIKAISFKEMKRLGKEYNEYPKYTMWGTLAVTLSQNVTNIFISSVYSIATLGFYSLVHRILAVPTQLIGKSIGQVYFQKASEEKNKKGNAQSTFDSTLKKLLLISLPGFTLLFFLVKDIMIFVFGSDWAVAGNYARILIPLFCIRFIVTPLSITAPLFKQNKFGLKWQVGLLIISIVLFIITKYNNITITNFLYIYTTVLSLYYVYYFYKLRKFSRIFSTDVDHKKGSDSPN
- a CDS encoding glycosyltransferase family 4 protein encodes the protein MNTHLWVGMLFSFITVILVTPLVIRLAFAIGATDRPNNRKVHQVVMPRIGGLAIFIGVLIGYIASGLYKENITAITVSSLLILLLGLYDDLYEVNAKVKLLVQLFAAVIVIISGLTIDFIQIPFLGKIQLGLFKYPITLLWIIGITNTINLIDGLDGLAVGISTIVIATIAILAALNGKYLILMLSLILLGSTLAFLFYNFYPAKIFMGDVGSLFLGYCISILSLLGLYKSVTLFSFAVPMIIMGVPVFDTFFAIFRRLKNRQPITVADKGHLHHRLLLLGLSHRATVLLLYLVSMIFSVTAYVFSSTVLWGTVLLCVVLFGIIVLIKGNTGSLAQNFFIIKRRLTGK